Proteins found in one Muntiacus reevesi chromosome 2, mMunRee1.1, whole genome shotgun sequence genomic segment:
- the PALD1 gene encoding paladin, whose translation MGTTASTAQQTVSASAPFEGLQDGGSMDGRHSLSVHSFQTTGLHNSKAKSIIPNKVAPVVITYNCKEEFQIHDELLKAHYTLGRLSDATPEHYLVQGRYFLVRDVTEKTDMLGTLQSCGAPNFRQVRGGLAVFGMGQPSLSGFRQVLQKLQKDGHRECIIFCVREEPVLFLRAAEDFVSYTPRDKQNLHENLQGLGPGVPAERLELAIRKEIHDFAQLSENKYYVYHNTEDLRGEPHAVAVRGEDDVHVTEEVFKRPLFLQPSYRYHRLPLPEQGAPLEAQFDAFVSVLRETPSLLLLQDAHGPPPALLFSCQTGMGRASLGMVLGTLLLFHRGGTALRPEAAPVKTKPLSLEQLEVVQNFLHTVPEGRRMVEEVDRAIAACAELHDLKEVVLGNQRELEGSRAQGSSSQHSVQQRALQSLERYFYLILFNYYLHEQYPLAFALSFSRWLCVHPELYRLPVTLSSVGPVAPRDLIAMGSLGADDLVSPDALSTVREMDVANFRRVPRLPIYGTAQPSAKALGSILAYLTDSKRKLQQVVWVNLREEAVLECDGRTHSLRRPGPPMAPEQLENLETQLKAHLTRPPPDAEGPRTHRFQTCLTMQEVFSQHRGACPGLTYHRIPLPDFCAPREEGFDRLLGALQAALAKDPGTGFVFSCLSGQGRTTTAMVVAVLAFWHIRGFPEVGEEELVSVPDAKFTKGEFEVVMKVVQLLPDGQRVKREVDAALDTVSETMTPMHYHLREIIICTYRQAKAAKSEQEARRLRLRSLQYLERYVYLVLFSAYLHLEKAGSWQRPFSAWMREVAAKAGVYEILNQLGFPELESVEDQPFSRLRCRWQEQNRGPELSAAGDFL comes from the exons ATGGGTACAACGGCCAGCACAGCCCAGCAGACGGTCTCGGCAAGTGCCCCCTTTGAGGGCCTCCAGGACGGTGGCTCGATGGATGGTCGGCACTCACTCAGCGTCCACTCCTTCCAGACCACGGGCTTGCACAACAGTAAGGCCAAGTCCATCATCCCCAACAAGGTGGCCCCCGTCGTGATCAC GTACAACTGCAAGGAGGAGTTCCAGATCCACGATGAGCTACTCAAAGCCCATTACACACTGGGCCGGCTCTCAGATGCCACCCCCGAGCACTACCTGGTACAG GGCCGCTACTTCCTGGTGCGGGATGTCACTGAGAAGACGGACATGCTGGGCACCCTGCAGAGCTGTGGGGCCCCCAACTTCCGGCAGGTGCGGGGCGGGCTCGCTGTGTTCGGCATGGGACAGCCCAGCCTCTCGGGGTTCAGGCAGGTCCTCCAGAAACTCCAGAAGGATGGACACCGG GAGTGTATCATCTTCTGTGTGCGGGAGGAGCCTGTGCTGTTTCTGCGAGCTGCTGAGGACTTTGTATCCTACACGCCTCGAGACAAGCAGAATCTTCATGAGAACCTCCAGGGCCTTGGACCTGGGGTCCCAGCAGAGCGCTTGGAGCTGGCCATCCGGAAGGAG ATCCACGACTTTGCCCAGCTGAGCGAGAACAAGTACTACGTGTACCACAACACCGAGGACCTGCGGGGGGAGCCCCACGCCGTGGCCGTCCGGGGCGAGGACGATGTGCATGTGACTGAGGAGGTGTTTAAGAGGCCCCTCTTCCTGCAGCCCTCCTACAG GTACCACCGTCTGCCCCTGCCAGAGCAAGGGGCCCCCCTAGAAGCCCAGTTCGATGCCTTTGTCAGTGTCCTCCGG GAGACCCCCAGCTTGCTGCTGCTCCAAGATGCCCACGGGcctcctcctgctctcctctTCAGCTGCCAGACGGGCATGGGCAGGGCCAGCCTGGGCATGGTTCTGGGCACACTCCTCCTGTTTCACCGTGGTGGGACCGCCTTGAGGCCGGA GGCTGCCCCTGTGAAGACCAAGCCTCTGTCCTTGGAGCAGCTGGAGGTGGTCCAGAACTTTCTCCACACAGTTCCCGAAGGGAGGAGGATGGTGGAGGAG GTGGACAGAGCCATCGCCGCCTGTGCAGAGTTGCACGACCTGAAGGAAGTAGTCCTGGGAAACCAGAGGGAGCTGGAAGGCAGCCGGGCCCAG GGAAGCAGCAGCCAGCACAGTGTCCAGCAGAGGGCGCTTCAGAGCCTGGAGCGGTACTTCTACCTGATCCTGTTTAACTACTATCTGCATGagcag TACCCGCTGGCTTTTGCCCTCAGTTTCAGCCGCTGGCTGTGTGTCCATCCTGAGCTGTACCGCCTGCCTGTGACGCTAAGCTCAGTGGGGCCTGTGGCCCCCAGGGATCTCATCGCCATGGGCTCCCTG GGGGCAGATGACCTCGTCTCCCCGGATGCACTCAGCACCGTCAGAGAGATGGACGTGGCCAACTTCCGTCGGGTGCCCCGTTTGCCCATCTACGGCACGGCCCAGCCCAGTGCCAAG GCCCTGGGGAGTATCCTGGCCTACCTGACCGACTCCAAGAGGAAACTGCAGCAGGTCGTGTGGGTCAACCTGAGGGAGGAGGCCGTGCTGGAGTGTGACGGGCGAACCCACAGTCTGCGGCGGCCTGGGCCCCCCATGGCCCCCGAGCAGCTGGAG AACCTGGAGACCCAGCTGAAGGCCCACCTGACCAGGCCTCCCCCAGATGCCGAGGGCCCGCGGACCCACAGGTTCCAGACGTGCCTCACCATGCAGGAGGTCTTCAGCCAGCACCGCGGGGCCTGCCCCGGCCTCACCTACCACCGCATCCCCCTGCCCGACTTCTGCGCCCCTCGCGAGGAG GGTTTTGACCGGCTGTTGGGGGCCCTGCAGGCCGCCCTTGCCAAGGACCCGGGTACTGGCTTCGTGTTCAGCTGCCTCAGCGGCCAGGGTCGGACCACGACCGCCATGGTGGTGGCTGTGCTTGCCTTCTGGCACATCAGA GGCTTTCCCGAGGTGGGCGAGGAAGAGCTTGTGAGCGTGCCTGATGCCAAGTTCACCAAGGGCGAGTTTGAG GTGGtgatgaaggtggtgcagctgctgccTGACGGGCagcgggtgaagagggaggtggacGCGGCGCTGGACACGGTCAGCGAGACCATGACGCCCATGCACTACCACCTGCGGGAGATCATCATTTGCACCTACCGCCAG GCGAAAGCGGCCAAGTCGGAGCAGGAGGCCCGGAGGCTGCGGCTGCGGAGCCTGCAGTACCTGGAGCGCTATGTCTACCTGGTGCTCTTCAGCGCGTACCTGCACCTGGAGAAGGCCGGCTCCTGGCAGAGGCCCTTCAGCGCCTGGATGCGGGAG GTGGCAGCAAAGGCCGGCGTCTACGAGATCCTCAACCAGCTGGGCTTCCCCGAGCTTGAGAGCGTGGAGGACCAGCCCTTCTCGAGGCTGCGCTGCCGGTGGCAGGAGCAGAACCGTGGCCCCGAGCTCTCCGCCGCAGGGGACTTCCTGTAG